GTAGAGGATATTATGGCTGAAGATGCCTTAACAGTCGTTACATTAAGAAATAAATTTTATAAGGATAGCCAGAGAAAGGTAATGCTTGCTTTGCTCGTTGCATTATTGGTTAACCTGGTGTTGGCTTCCATGTTGGTTTACATGTTGACACATCCTCCTGCGCCTAGATATTTTGCTACCAGTATTAATGGTCGGATTACGCCTTTGTTCCCATTAAATGAGCCAAACCAATCTGACTCAGCAGTATTGCAATGGGCGAACCAGGCTGCTATTGCTGCATTTACATACAATTTTGTGAATTACCGAGATGAGTTGCAAGCGTCATCAGGGTTTTTCACCGCAGAAGGCTGGGATCAATTCCTTAATGCCTTACAACAATCGAATAACCTCGATGCGGTTAAGGCAAAAAAATTGATTGTCTCTGCGGTAGCAACTAGAGCACCGATTATTCTGCAGAAAGGGGTTTTAAATGGTAGTTACTCATGGCGCGTGCAAATGCCAATCCTAGTAACTTATCAGAGTGCCAGCGAATTTACGCAACAAAATAATGTGGTGACTATGTTAATCACCCGAGTCTCGACTTTGAATTCTCCTAGAGGAATTGGTATATCACAGTTTGTTGTTGGACCTGCCAGTGGTGGAGTTTCTCAATGAAAAAGGTAAATCAGTTCTTTAAGTATTGTGTTTTATGTAGTATTGCTCATTGGGGGGCTAGCGCCTCCTTTGCCGCTCCTCCTCAACAACAGGATAGTGCGCAACAAGCATTGCAGCAGTTGCGTATGTTACAACAGCGTTTGGGACAGGGTGGGAATCAAGGCCAACCTGCTCAGGCTCAGGGACAGAATCAAGGTGGCGGTAATAATATACCTATTCCCTTATCTGATTCTTTATATCAGGCTCCTCCGCAAAAGCCCGAACCAGCTCAGCCACAAACTCAAAATCCTAATGAGCAAGTAGTTAGCCAATCGGATGAAGAAGTAATCGATAATAAAGCCTTTAAAGATATGAGCCGTGGTTTGTATCCATTAACTCCGGAACAAATTGTCCATTTAAGACAAATGCAACAAACAGTAGAATATGCGAAAGCGTCTACTCCAGGAACACCGCCAAAGCCCACTGCGACATCGCAATTTGTCAACTTGTCACCAGGGTCTACTCCTCCGGTTATTCGTTTGGCCCAGGGATTTGTTTCTTCTCTCGTATTTTTGGACTCTACAGGTTCTCCGTGGCCAATTTCTGCTTATGATTTGGGTGATCCTTCTGCGTTTAATATTCAATGGGATAAAACAAGTAACACCCTAATGATTCAGGCATTGAAATTATACAATTACGGTAACTTAGCAGTTCGTTTGCAGGGATTAAATACTCCGGTAATGTTAACACTTATCCCTGGTCAGAAAGCAGTTGATTATCGGGTTGATTTGCGGGTTCAAGGCTATGGCCCAAATGCTAAAAACAGACCTATGGAAGCGGGACTACCTCCTTCAGCTAGTGAGCTGCTTTTACATGTTCTCGATGGGGTTCCCCCTCCCGGAAGTAAACGATTGGGAATTATCGGCGGTGATGCGCGAGCTTGGTTATCCAACGATAGAATGTTTATTCGTACAAATCTTACTATATTGTCACCGGGTTGGCTTGCAAGTATGACCAGCGCAGATGGTACGCATGCATATGAAATGCAAAAGTCTCCGGTATTATTAGTGTCCTGGCATGGAAAAGTCATGCAGCTCAAGGTAGAAGGGTTATAAATGGCTGGCAGAAAAGAAAATCTTAAATCGCTTTTTTCTAATACTCGTTCACGGGTCATTATTGTTTTTACTGCAGTGCTGTTAGTACTTGCTGTGGTAATTGGCTATGTCAAATTGAGAGCCATTAATACTGGGCCAGGTGCTGAGGCGGTTCTAAGCCAGGCTCCTGGGAGTATTCAATCGATACCTGGTGTTCTTGATCCCACAGCTCAATATGCACGCTTGCAAGAAGAACAAAACATGACTCAAGCACAACAAGCACAGCAGACTGGAGGCAGCGCCATTCCTACGATTATTCGTACACAAGCCTTGGGGCAGGGTGTTGGCGTTATTGGTTCTAAGAATGGTCAAAGCGGTGTTGGCTTTGCTACTTTGGCTCGTGAAAATGAAGAAGGGGCGCAACGTTCTTTATGGATTCAAAACTTACAAAATAGTGGCTGTTCAAAGTCC
Above is a genomic segment from Legionella lytica containing:
- a CDS encoding type IVB secretion system apparatus protein IcmL/DotI is translated as MAEDALTVVTLRNKFYKDSQRKVMLALLVALLVNLVLASMLVYMLTHPPAPRYFATSINGRITPLFPLNEPNQSDSAVLQWANQAAIAAFTYNFVNYRDELQASSGFFTAEGWDQFLNALQQSNNLDAVKAKKLIVSAVATRAPIILQKGVLNGSYSWRVQMPILVTYQSASEFTQQNNVVTMLITRVSTLNSPRGIGISQFVVGPASGGVSQ
- a CDS encoding DotH/IcmK family type IV secretion protein; protein product: MKKVNQFFKYCVLCSIAHWGASASFAAPPQQQDSAQQALQQLRMLQQRLGQGGNQGQPAQAQGQNQGGGNNIPIPLSDSLYQAPPQKPEPAQPQTQNPNEQVVSQSDEEVIDNKAFKDMSRGLYPLTPEQIVHLRQMQQTVEYAKASTPGTPPKPTATSQFVNLSPGSTPPVIRLAQGFVSSLVFLDSTGSPWPISAYDLGDPSAFNIQWDKTSNTLMIQALKLYNYGNLAVRLQGLNTPVMLTLIPGQKAVDYRVDLRVQGYGPNAKNRPMEAGLPPSASELLLHVLDGVPPPGSKRLGIIGGDARAWLSNDRMFIRTNLTILSPGWLASMTSADGTHAYEMQKSPVLLVSWHGKVMQLKVEGL